In the Paralichthys olivaceus isolate ysfri-2021 chromosome 17, ASM2471397v2, whole genome shotgun sequence genome, one interval contains:
- the LOC109642203 gene encoding CBY1-interacting BAR domain-containing protein 1-like — protein sequence MLFHAKALEVYTHTNQNLEAMNVQKDLELFSGRLMMSDSLAGHLDTPLSSHSFPLMSRYPSPPAAFPKGQSLRPKQALTKGLNSRQQLNNFTEPARRSRSTLQRQRGMEEEELEEEEEDDEEEEEDEMYESELEEAQHTSRQSYAAQYAQMRRWQK from the exons ATGCTGTTCCATGCTAAAGCACTGGAGgtctatacacacacaaaccagaacCTAGAGGCCATGAATGTTCAAAAGGATCTGGAG CTGTTTAGTGGACGGCTCATGATGTCTGATTCTCTGGCTGGGCATCTGGATACCCCTCTGAGCAGCCACTCTTTTCCCCTCATGAGCCGCTACCCAAGTCCTCCTGCGGCCTTCCCCAAAGGCCAAAGCCTCAGACCAAAGCAGGCTCTCACTAAAGGCCTAAACAGCAGGCAACAACTCAACAACTTCACAGAACCAGCCAGGAGG TCTCGTAGTACCTTACAACGTCAAAGAGgcatggaggaagaggaactggaggaggaagaggaggatgatgaagaagaagaagaagatgagatGTATGAATCAGAATTGGAGGAGGCTCAGCACACCAGCAGACAGTCTTATGCTGCTCAATATGCCCAAATGCGCAGATGGCAAAAGTAA